One region of Sulfuriroseicoccus oceanibius genomic DNA includes:
- a CDS encoding MalY/PatB family protein: MLTSPDRRDSDSIKWKLFAKPGKDILPMWVADMDFTSPQPVLDAMHERIDHGVFGYSLAPDSLTDTVTHYLKRQHGQSVQARALVWLPGLVPALSVVSRAVGEPDDEVMIMTPVYAPFFSAPADGGKQCIEAPLARDEVSGTYHIDLETLERKVTPKTKLLVLCNPHNPVGRAFSYEEVEAVATFCAERDIILCSDEIHCDLILDDIKHTTAIQFEGHKGLRTITLMAPSKTYNIAGLGLSYAVIPDASLRTAFRKAMGGYVPHPSPLSYVAAEAAYKHGEPWRQELLTTLRANRDLLEREINAIPGLRMAHLEATYLAWIDCSELKIDPSTSLHSFFLDQAGIAFSKGSDYGDSHFIRMNFGCPTSTVEDALDRMRKAIGALGN, encoded by the coding sequence ATGCTCACCTCACCCGACCGCCGCGATTCCGACTCGATCAAATGGAAGCTCTTCGCTAAACCAGGCAAAGACATCCTGCCAATGTGGGTGGCGGATATGGACTTCACCTCGCCGCAGCCAGTGCTCGATGCAATGCACGAGCGGATCGACCATGGGGTCTTCGGCTACAGCTTGGCTCCGGATTCACTGACCGACACAGTGACCCATTACCTCAAGCGACAACACGGGCAAAGCGTGCAGGCGCGCGCCTTGGTTTGGCTGCCGGGCTTGGTGCCGGCTTTGTCAGTAGTGAGCCGCGCGGTGGGCGAGCCGGACGATGAGGTGATGATCATGACACCGGTCTACGCGCCATTTTTCTCCGCCCCGGCCGACGGCGGCAAGCAGTGCATCGAAGCTCCACTGGCACGCGACGAGGTATCCGGCACGTACCACATCGATTTGGAGACTCTTGAACGCAAGGTCACGCCAAAGACGAAGCTGCTCGTCCTGTGCAACCCACACAACCCGGTCGGCCGTGCCTTCAGCTACGAAGAAGTGGAAGCGGTCGCCACCTTCTGCGCCGAACGCGACATCATCCTCTGCTCCGATGAGATCCACTGCGACCTCATCCTCGACGATATCAAACACACGACTGCCATTCAGTTCGAAGGCCACAAGGGCTTGCGCACCATCACCCTGATGGCGCCGAGCAAAACCTACAACATCGCCGGGCTCGGCTTGTCGTACGCCGTGATCCCCGACGCCTCGTTGCGCACCGCGTTCCGCAAGGCAATGGGTGGTTATGTCCCCCACCCAAGCCCGCTCTCGTACGTCGCCGCCGAAGCCGCCTACAAACACGGCGAACCATGGCGCCAGGAGCTGCTCACCACGCTGCGCGCCAACCGCGACCTGCTCGAGCGCGAAATCAACGCCATCCCAGGCCTGCGCATGGCACACCTGGAGGCCACCTACCTCGCGTGGATCGATTGCTCGGAACTCAAGATCGACCCAAGCACGTCGCTCCACAGCTTCTTCCTCGATCAAGCCGGAATCGCGTTCTCGAAGGGCTCCGACTACGGGGACAGCCACTTCATCCGCATGAACTTCGGCTGCCCAACCAGCACGGTCGAGGACGCATTGGACCGCATGCGCAAAGCAATCGGGGCGTTGGGGAACTAG